TACCCAGCAGCATGGCGAGGACGGGGTACTTGAGCCTGCCGAAGAGCACGAACGGGAAGGCCACCTGCAAGAGCACGGTCATGTAGCCGACGACGGCGACCACGATCGTGTGCTCGTCCACGAAGTGGGAGAGAGCGGGCCAGGGCTGGAACAGTTCGAGGTTCAGGACGTAGTGGAGCGCGGTGCCGCCGCCCCAGAACGCTCCCTGCACCTTGTACAGGCCGGCTGATCCGTAGAGAAGACAGACCTGCACCGCGATCACGAACATGCCGCAGTTGTGCACCACCGTGATCAAAGTGGTCCGGGCATCAAGGAGTTGCCGCATGAGATTCCCGGCCGGCTGCGACGCGGTGCCCGCATCGACCGCCTTCAGCCTGTTTCTGCGCGCGTCCAGGGACCAGCGTCGGCCGCACGCGGTGAGGACTAGGTAGATGGACATCAGCAGGACCAGGTTGTCGCCCCCGTCCGTCATGAAGATCGCCCGGCCGTGGAACGAGGTCACCACGACGGCGAAGAGGACCGACAGGACACGGGTCCGCCAGCCCAGCATGAACAGTGCGGTCGTGACCAGCGCCAGCACATAGCAGAGCTCGAAGTACGCGCGGCTGTCGGACAGGGTCAGGACGCTCAACCAGCCCGTCTGCTCGAAGAGCTGGTGTGCCAGGGCGGGCGTCCACGCAGAACCCGGACCCCAGATCTCGTCACGGTGTGGGAACTCGCGCAGCAGAAAGATCAGGTAGAGCAGTCCGTAGCCGATGCGCAGCACCGACGCCGCGTACAGGGACACCGGGCGGCCGGTCAGGAGGTCCCACACGGCGGTGATCCGGTCGGCGAGCCACCGGTCGACGCCGGCGGACGCGGTCCTCTGCGCCTCAGTTTCCATGGCGGGACACCTTCCACCAGGGCAGGAGCCGGCTCTCGACCGGCGTCCGCGGGCGATCGCCGACGGCGGGGCCGGCCGCGGGGATGG
The Streptomyces sp. NBC_01485 genome window above contains:
- a CDS encoding HTTM domain-containing protein — translated: METEAQRTASAGVDRWLADRITAVWDLLTGRPVSLYAASVLRIGYGLLYLIFLLREFPHRDEIWGPGSAWTPALAHQLFEQTGWLSVLTLSDSRAYFELCYVLALVTTALFMLGWRTRVLSVLFAVVVTSFHGRAIFMTDGGDNLVLLMSIYLVLTACGRRWSLDARRNRLKAVDAGTASQPAGNLMRQLLDARTTLITVVHNCGMFVIAVQVCLLYGSAGLYKVQGAFWGGGTALHYVLNLELFQPWPALSHFVDEHTIVVAVVGYMTVLLQVAFPFVLFGRLKYPVLAMLLGMHIGIAVLMGLPLFSGAMIVADAVFLPDRFYTFLPQLCRRAVQRTDSGRPAPGAAAGPGAVPAQGGPGGAPGSKHRVVLPAGPKDTMLADEPAPPRPPSTTVD